In the Nilaparvata lugens isolate BPH chromosome 9, ASM1435652v1, whole genome shotgun sequence genome, one interval contains:
- the LOC120352941 gene encoding uncharacterized protein LOC120352941, producing MAGCKRERKYRGRGVLSSIAKVAGSIVKKSAGKLVNKAIDILPVELHIPGYQYCGPGTKLEKRLARGDPGINSLDRACKEHDIAYSRSSDTSSRAVADNILADQAWSVVKSADAGVLEKAAALAVTNIMKAKAKFGGGVHRRRKTTKTRSQKRVKRCSGKKGKGLYLRQQRRTQGNGARRRQCGGKRRR from the exons ATGGCTGGatgtaagagagagaggaagtacCGGGGAAGAGGGGTACTGTCATCAATTGCAAAAGTTGCAGGTTCAATAGTTAAAAAGAGTGCTGGAAaattg gtgaacaagGCAATTGACATTCTACCTGTTGAACTTCACATCCCTGGTTACCAGTACTGTGGACCTGGTACAAAGCTAGAGAAGCGGTTGGCACGAGGCGATCCCGGTATAAATAGTCTTGATCGAGCCTGTAAGGAGCACGACATTGCTTACTCGAGGAGCAGTGATACATCGagcagagcagtagcagacaACATTTTGGCAGATCAAGCTTGGAGTGTGGTAAAATCTGCAGACGCAGGAGTACTCGAGAAGGCTGCAGCACTAGCAGTGACCAACATCATGAAGGCTAAAGCAAAGTTTGGTGGAGGAGTACACCGCAGACGTAAGACAACAAAGACTCGTAGTCAAAAACGAGTAAAGAGATGTTCTGGTAAAAAAGGTAAAGGACTCTACCTGAGACAACAGCGCAGGACGCAGGGAAATGGGGCACGTCGCCGTCAATGTGGCGGCAAGAGAAGACGCTAG
- the LOC111050801 gene encoding uncharacterized protein LOC111050801: MGVLDVTQNGPSSDNSIIGFEYHSHAPYTVSYNTNDEIRIPIQQQDVYTLPSESYLHLEYTVTGAANAAVAGTPCVSGFFSNVFSEIRYEINGVEVDGIRNPGVTSLMKNAVTFERDEWTKMEGAGYKFSSTTGFADFAANGADTTIMDVPLRYLLGFAEDYRQILLNVKQELVLRVSPNFHDCVNVAATNIVQNDTPISIPFRHWELYTYPTLPQTRKHTWTVKSTSQLEKPRYIVVGLQTARRGVAAANSSRFDKCNMKDVRVFLNNRYYPYESIDGDDNRIYNMYAAFNGVYNHGNARASNPLFEKNAIGDGKIMLFAFDCSRQNESLKTGSIDVRIEFEASENIPGNTTAYCMMIHEMTKEYRPMSGLVLSV; the protein is encoded by the exons ATGGGAGTTTTGGATGTGACACAGAATGGACCGTCATCGGACAACAGTATCATTGGGTTTGAGTACCATTCTCATGCACCCTATACTGTAAGCTATAATACCAATGACGAGATACGGATTCCAATTCAACAGCAAGATGTTTACACACTGCCATCGGAGAGCTATCTACATTTGGAGTATACTGTGACTGGAGCTGCCAACGCTGCTGTGGCTGGAACTCCATGTGTCTCTGGATTCTTCAGCAATGTGTTTTCAGAGATACGCTATGAAATCAATGGTGTGGAGGTGGATGGTATACGTAATCCTGGAGTTACCAGCCTAATGAAGAATGCTGTTACATTTGAACGCGATGAGTGGACCAAGATGGAAGGAGCTGGCTACAAGTTTAGTTCAACCACTGGATTCGCCGATTTTGCCGCCAATGGAGCTGACACTACAATCATGGATGTGCCTTTGAGATATCTGCTAGGCTTTGCCGAAGACTATAGACAGATTTTACTCAATGTGAAACAAGAGCTGGTGTTGAGGGTCAGCCCCAACTTTCACGACTGTGTGAATGTTGCTGCTACCAAT ATTGTACAGAACGACACACCCATCAGTATACCATTTCGACATTGGGAGTTGTATACCTATCCAACGTTACCGCAGACAAGAAAGCATACATGGACTGTCAAGTCGACATCACAGCTTGAAAAGCCACGATACATTGTGGTTGGGCTACAGACTGCAAGACGAGGTGTGGCGGCAGCCAACAGTTCTCGCTTTGACAAGTGTAATATGAAGGATGTTCGAGTGTTTTTAAACAACAGATACTACCCATATGAGAGCattgatggtgatgataatCGCATCTACAACATGTATGCAGCTTTCAATGGAGTCTACAACCATGGTAATGCTCGTGCAAGCAACCCTCTGTTTGAAAAGAATGCCATTGGTGATGGAAAAATAATGCTGTTTGCTTTTGATTGCTCCCGCCAAAATGAGTCACTCAAAACTGGAAGTATCGATGTGAGGATTGAGTTTGAAGCATCTGAAAACATTCCAGGTAATACAACTGCCTACTGTATGATGATTCATGAGATGACTAAAGAGTATCGGCCAATGTCAGGCCTTGTACTATCAGTATAA
- the LOC111049083 gene encoding 40S ribosomal protein S15 — translation MADEEPKKKRTFRKFTFRGVDLDQLLDMQGAQLMELMHARPRRRFNRGIKRKPLALIKKLRKAKKEAPPNEKPEVVKTHLRNMVIVPEMVGSIVGVYNGKAFSQVEVKPEMIGHYLGEFSVTYKPVKHGRPGIGATHSSRFIPLK, via the exons ATGGCAGAC gaAGAGCCCAAGAAGAAAAGGACCTTCAGGAAGTTTACCTTCCGTGGAGTAGATCTTGACCAACTTTTGGATATGCAGGG AGCACAGTTGATGGAGTTGATGCACGCAAGACCGCGCAGACGTTTCAACCGTGGAATCAAACGCAAGCCGCTCGCTCTCATCAAGAAACTGAGAAAGGCTAAGAAG gaAGCGCCACCCAACGAGAAACCGGAAGTTGTGAAGACCCACCTGCGCAACATGGTGATTGTACCGGAAATGGTTGGCAGCATTGTAGGCGTCTACAACGGAAAGGCCTTCAGTCAGGTCGAAGTCAAG CCTGAGATGATCGGTCATTACTTGGGAGAATTCAGTGTCACCTATAAGCCTGTTAAGCACGGTCGTCCCGGTATTGGTGCAACTCACAGCTCCAGGTTCATCCCTCTCAAGTGA